AATCGTGTGAGCCAATGAGCCAATGGTTTAAGATTATCAAAGCCACAAGGCCATTGAAGAGCTCGAGATTGTATAAAGAGATCTCGTCTATGCTGTAAAGCTTTTTGACTTGCTATAACCTATTAGACATTTATTTTAGTGGAAGCGTAGAACatatattgtttcaaattattaaaaaaataaaaatcttagaatatatattataaaatttcttaatgtatcatttgtttcaaataaaaattctgtaaatttttatttatcttcagttataattgatttttaattagagaaattttattaaaatagaaaacttaTCAAGGAGTAAAATTAACATAACTGAAGAAACGGGGTGAATCCGTAAATAGTATAACTAATGAGGAGTAAAATTAGAATTACTCCTCGAGCCGACCGTGACATTGCCTATGTCCGCCGATGAAAGCGACGACGACGAGTCAACAACGGCGCGTGAATTCGACGCGCCTTAAATTTCCGACGACGCTACGGAGCAGTTTATGGATGAAATCGCTGAGAAGATCGCTTCAATTGATTTCTACTGCTTTGCCACCGATGAGTCGTTCGCTGGTATGACTCTGATACAGTCTCGTCTTCAATTTTGGCCggaaaaagttttaaatttctcTTCCTTACATTGAGTTCTTATGTTTGATTCATCTTTTCTCACAATTTTCcttgaaagttttgatttttctcttcgtcaagtttgtagatttttagcttgttgagtttttttcatctttcaaGATTATACTATAGCCTATATCACTGAGGTAGTAGAAGGTGAAGATGTTACATTGCAGTTTTTAGTATTAAACAAAGTCTAATTTCTCCCTAAAGTCTTAATTTTTTGCAATGCTTCTACTAGGAACATGACTTGAGTAACTTTTCCTACTTGATTCTCTGTTATCTCTGTGGACGTTGATTCACTAGTCTTGAACGTGTATCTTCTCTTCAAGGGACTTTGACGAGATGGTTACCTTGAGACCGTGCCTCATGTACAAGGTTGTAGTTACTCTGGGGACAACTACATGATCTTTAGCAACCTTTATTGAGTACCTAGACAGGACTGAAGCAGCGATTGTCTTCATCTGTAGGTAAGCAAATGTTTTCCCTAAACACAGCCTTGGTCCAGCATTGAACACAACGTATTTAAATTGGTCATCATTCACGAAATTCCCTGATTGGATCCATCTCTCTGGTTTGAATGATTCACAGTCTTTTCCCCATATGGATTCCATCCTTCCCATGGCGTAAGTCGCAAAGTAAACCCGTGAGCCTTTACGTATGAATGTCCCATCGGGAAACACATCGTCTTCGATGGCTTGTTTCATTTCCATTGGTATTGGAGGGTAAAGTCTCATTGTTTCTGAAAGTGCTGCTTGTAGATATACCATGTCGTTTAGTTCTTTGACCGTGAAGAGACTCTCGTTTTTGCTGGTTGGAGAATCCCCTCGCTGTCTTAAGATTTCACTTATCTCAcggatgattttgttttcgaCTTCTGGATGTTTCTGTATCACCCAGAAGAACCATGTAAGTGCAACTGAACTTGTGTCTCGTCCAGCTAAGATGAAACTTGTGCAGAATTGTCTAAAGAATTTGATGGTAGAAGGATCTTTTTCATCAGTCGTCTTGTGACTTTCTATCTCAATAATCCTTGAGAGGACATCGGATCTGTTGCCTAAcgttccttcttctttgagcTTGCAGATACGATCCACAACCATCTTGTCGACAAACTCATGGACGACATCAACAGCTTTCCTGAGACCTTTCTCATACCCGATGTCGAAGAACTTCAGGGGTTTCCATATGAAAGGAGGAATCATGAATCTAAACATAGTAGATTCCGTTGCTTCTTCAAAAGCTTGAGCGAATGGAACAAGGGGGAGATCAGAATCCAGAGTTCCTGGATCATCACCTAGACCGGCGATGCAGATGTTGTCAAATGTCAAACGCAAGAGCACATCTTGAAGGTCAAAAGCCTCTTGTGATCTTGCGAAACTCTCCATCACCTTTAACAGCTTCTTCCTTACCAAATCTTGTGTTGTCTGAAAGGAATGCTCCACGAACCTGGTTGAATGCATTTCGGTAATGATGATCCGTCGTTGCTCCTTCCAAGACTCAGCATCAGCATTGAAGATACCATCCTCGAGCAGATCATTGAACCGTTCTTTGAAAAACGCACCTTTTGGGAAGTTCTTGAAGTTAGTCTTGAGCATGTATTCAACGTTCGCAGGGACACAAGTCACAGCTCCATACGACCCACCAAGCCAGATTCCGTTATAGAGAAAGGTACCTCGACATTTTTTCAAACATCTTGTAGCCCAACCATAAACATCATTCCTGTGAAAGAAGAACTCTGGAGTAATTCCGAACACAGGCCATATCGTTGGCCCCAGCTTTTTAGTAACCTTCTCACGCACacaacagaaaacaaacagTCCCAACAAGGCCAGAGAAACATCGGACAGACAAAGATGATTATAAACTCTCTCTGTTAAAGGCATGGAAGATGATATTTCAGACATGGTAAGTTTCTCTCAGTGAAATTTCTAGTGTTGTTTGTGGTCAGATGGTTTGATGTGAAAATGTAATGAGTAAATTGAAGATTCAAAAGAGTATTTGAATAATCAACTTCATCATGTGTTTTCTGTTTTGGCATAAGAACTCCACTTTTGTTGCAATATTCTTGCAGAAGACAGCTAGCTCTGAGGAATT
This sequence is a window from Arabidopsis thaliana chromosome 1 sequence. Protein-coding genes within it:
- the CYP86C3 gene encoding cytochrome P450, family 86, subfamily C, polypeptide 3 (''cytochrome P450, family 86, subfamily C, polypeptide 3'' (CYP86C3); FUNCTIONS IN: electron carrier activity, monooxygenase activity, iron ion binding, oxygen binding, heme binding; INVOLVED IN: oxidation reduction; LOCATED IN: endomembrane system; EXPRESSED IN: petal, leaf whorl, cauline leaf, sepal, flower; EXPRESSED DURING: 4 anthesis, petal differentiation and expansion stage; CONTAINS InterPro DOMAIN/s: Cytochrome P450 (InterPro:IPR001128), Cytochrome P450, E-class, group I (InterPro:IPR002401), Cytochrome P450, conserved site (InterPro:IPR017972); BEST Arabidopsis thaliana protein match is: cytochrome P450, family 86, subfamily C, polypeptide 4 (TAIR:AT1G13150.1); Has 28771 Blast hits to 28679 proteins in 1489 species: Archae - 44; Bacteria - 2446; Metazoa - 10818; Fungi - 6442; Plants - 7961; Viruses - 3; Other Eukaryotes - 1057 (source: NCBI BLink).), whose translation is MSEISSSMPLTERVYNHLCLSDVSLALLGLFVFCCVREKVTKKLGPTIWPVFGITPEFFFHRNDVYGWATRCLKKCRGTFLYNGIWLGGSYGAVTCVPANVEYMLKTNFKNFPKGAFFKERFNDLLEDGIFNADAESWKEQRRIIITEMHSTRFVEHSFQTTQDLVRKKLLKVMESFARSQEAFDLQDVLLRLTFDNICIAGLGDDPGTLDSDLPLVPFAQAFEEATESTMFRFMIPPFIWKPLKFFDIGYEKGLRKAVDVVHEFVDKMVVDRICKLKEEGTLGNRSDVLSRIIEIESHKTTDEKDPSTIKFFRQFCTSFILAGRDTSSVALTWFFWVIQKHPEVENKIIREISEILRQRGDSPTSKNESLFTVKELNDMVYLQAALSETMRLYPPIPMEMKQAIEDDVFPDGTFIRKGSRVYFATYAMGRMESIWGKDCESFKPERWIQSGNFVNDDQFKYVVFNAGPRLCLGKTFAYLQMKTIAASVLSRYSIKVAKDHVVVPRVTTTLYMRHGLKVTISSKSLEEKIHVQD
- the CYP86C3 gene encoding cytochrome P450, family 86, subfamily C, polypeptide 3 (''cytochrome P450, family 86, subfamily C, polypeptide 3'' (CYP86C3); FUNCTIONS IN: electron carrier activity, monooxygenase activity, iron ion binding, oxygen binding, heme binding; INVOLVED IN: oxidation reduction; LOCATED IN: endomembrane system; EXPRESSED IN: petal, leaf whorl, cauline leaf, sepal, flower; EXPRESSED DURING: 4 anthesis, petal differentiation and expansion stage; CONTAINS InterPro DOMAIN/s: Cytochrome P450 (InterPro:IPR001128), Cytochrome P450, conserved site (InterPro:IPR017972), Cytochrome P450, E-class, group I (InterPro:IPR002401); BEST Arabidopsis thaliana protein match is: cytochrome P450, family 86, subfamily C, polypeptide 4 (TAIR:AT1G13150.1).), which gives rise to MSEISSSMPLTERVYNHLCLSDVSLALLGLFVFCCVREKVTKKLGPTIWPVFGITPEFFFHRNDVYGWATRCLKKCRGTFLYNGIWLGGSYGAVTCVPANVEYMLKTNFKNFPKGAFFKERFNDLLEDGIFNADAESWKEQRRIIITEMHSTRFVEHSFQTTQDLVRKKLLKVMESFARSQEAFDLQDVLLRLTFDNICIAGLGDDPGTLDSDLPLVPFAQAFEEATESTMFRFMIPPFIWKPLKFFDIGYEKEGTLGNRSDVLSRIIEIESHKTTDEKDPSTIKFFRQFCTSFILAGRDTSSVALTWFFWVIQKHPEVENKIIREISEILRQRGDSPTSKNESLFTVKELNDMVYLQAALSETMRLYPPIPMEMKQAIEDDVFPDGTFIRKGSRVYFATYAMGRMESIWGKDCESFKPERWIQSGNFVNDDQFKYVVFNAGPRLCLGKTFAYLQMKTIAASVLSRYSIKVAKDHVVVPRVTTTLYMRHGLKVTISSKSLEEKIHVQD